One part of the Marinobacterium rhizophilum genome encodes these proteins:
- a CDS encoding 4a-hydroxytetrahydrobiopterin dehydratase gives MSDSFCDLAGQTCVPCEGGIPALTPAEAQALMPQLHQDWELAEDASYIERDFRFKGFAKAVYTTNAACFLADQQNHHPDIRMGWGYCTVRFCTHAVNGLSDNDFICAAKLDAIVGN, from the coding sequence ATGAGCGACTCATTCTGTGACCTGGCCGGCCAGACCTGTGTACCCTGCGAAGGCGGCATACCGGCACTGACCCCTGCCGAAGCCCAGGCGCTGATGCCGCAGCTGCACCAGGACTGGGAACTGGCCGAAGATGCCAGTTATATCGAGCGGGATTTCCGCTTCAAGGGGTTTGCCAAGGCGGTCTATACCACCAATGCGGCCTGTTTCCTGGCCGACCAGCAAAACCACCACCCGGATATCCGCATGGGCTGGGGTTACTGCACCGTGCGCTTTTGTACCCACGCCGTGAACGGCCTGTCGGACAACGACTTTATCTGCGCCGCCAAGCTGGATGCCATCGTCGGCAACTGA
- the phhA gene encoding phenylalanine 4-monooxygenase: protein MKTTSRYQAHQPDALGLIPYSAEEDSVWQTLYRPQQRQAQRYCSRVFTDGLATLALAPDRIPQCAEVSQQLQQATGWRVTPVPALIPFDRFYQLLSSRIFPAASFMRSREELEYLQEPDIFHEIFGHTPLLTHPDIAEFSHHIGVLGTQARPQDHVWLARLYWFTVEFGLIREHGQIRALGAGLASSASELPYAIESPLAERQPFDLMNVLRTPYRIDIHQPLYFVLEGLDQLRALIDTDILAAIHDAQALGLHPPRYTPKATLN, encoded by the coding sequence ATGAAAACAACAAGTCGCTACCAGGCTCACCAACCCGACGCTCTGGGCCTGATCCCCTACAGCGCCGAGGAAGACTCGGTCTGGCAAACCCTGTACCGCCCGCAGCAACGACAGGCGCAACGCTATTGCAGCCGGGTGTTCACCGATGGACTGGCAACGCTGGCCCTCGCGCCCGACCGGATTCCGCAGTGCGCCGAGGTGTCACAACAGCTACAGCAGGCTACCGGCTGGCGCGTTACGCCGGTACCGGCGCTGATCCCCTTTGATCGTTTCTATCAGCTGCTGTCTTCGCGCATCTTTCCGGCGGCCTCCTTTATGCGTTCGCGCGAGGAGCTGGAATATTTGCAGGAACCGGATATTTTCCATGAAATCTTCGGCCACACGCCGCTACTGACCCATCCCGACATTGCCGAGTTCTCGCACCATATCGGCGTACTGGGGACCCAGGCCCGACCCCAGGATCATGTCTGGCTGGCACGGTTGTACTGGTTTACCGTGGAATTCGGCCTGATCCGCGAACACGGCCAGATCAGGGCGCTGGGCGCCGGGCTCGCGTCCTCCGCCAGTGAGTTACCCTACGCGATCGAAAGTCCGCTAGCCGAGCGCCAGCCATTCGACCTGATGAATGTGCTGCGCACCCCCTACCGGATCGACATTCACCAGCCGCTGTACTTTGTACTCGAGGGCCTCGATCAGTTGCGCGCCCTGATCGACACCGACATCCTGGCGGCCATTCACGATGCCCAGGCACTGGGGCTGCACCCGCCCCGCTACACCCCCAAAGCCACGCTAAACTGA
- a CDS encoding N-carbamoylsarcosine amidohydrolase, with amino-acid sequence MSNDINTYARQGFGSALEIRAPIGLLIIDFVNGFADPEIFGGGNIPEAIANTVPLLDAARRLGWPVAHSRIVYADDGADHNIFSLKVPGMLGLKEEDPSSQIVPQLTPEPGEYVVRKTVPSAFFGTSLAPWLAQRGVQTLIVAGAVTSGCVRASVVDAMSHGFRPLVLSDCVGDRALEPHAANLFDMEQKYACVMTRDEALAATARL; translated from the coding sequence ATGAGTAACGACATCAACACTTACGCTCGCCAGGGCTTTGGCTCTGCGCTGGAAATCCGCGCGCCGATCGGCCTGCTGATCATCGATTTCGTCAACGGCTTTGCTGATCCCGAGATCTTCGGCGGTGGCAATATTCCCGAGGCCATCGCCAATACGGTGCCACTGCTGGACGCCGCCAGGCGCCTTGGCTGGCCGGTTGCCCACAGCCGCATCGTCTATGCCGACGACGGCGCCGACCACAACATTTTCTCCCTCAAGGTTCCCGGCATGCTGGGCCTGAAGGAAGAAGACCCCAGCAGCCAGATCGTGCCGCAGTTAACACCAGAGCCCGGTGAATATGTAGTTCGAAAAACCGTGCCTTCGGCCTTTTTTGGCACCTCCCTGGCGCCCTGGCTGGCCCAGCGCGGTGTGCAGACACTGATTGTCGCTGGCGCCGTGACCAGCGGCTGTGTGCGGGCCAGCGTCGTCGACGCCATGTCCCACGGTTTCAGGCCTCTGGTACTGTCGGACTGCGTCGGCGACCGGGCGCTGGAACCCCATGCCGCCAACCTGTTCGACATGGAACAGAAATATGCCTGCGTCATGACGCGGGATGAGGCCTTGGCCGCCACGGCCAGGCTGTAA
- a CDS encoding DMT family transporter has protein sequence MSDFQTRLVRWVPLLFVLLWSTGFIGAKYGLPYIEPFYLLFIRMLLTLVVFALLMRLFRAKGLGLRQALHQMVVGLLVHGAYLGGVFAAISWQMPAGIASLLVGLQPLLTALIAWQWLGSRLRALQWGGLLLGLLGVALVLAGRGSGASGELVWPALLAVLLALVGISIGTLYQKRFGQGVDLLSGTFYQYLSTALLMGLLSFGFESRDVDWQPELFLALFWLVVGLSVSAIMLLMLMIREGEAARVASYFYLVPPVTALEAWWLFDESLAPVALGGIAVAVLGVYLVIRPARAAL, from the coding sequence ATGAGTGATTTTCAGACACGGCTGGTACGCTGGGTACCGCTGTTGTTCGTCCTGCTCTGGAGTACCGGCTTTATCGGTGCCAAGTACGGCCTGCCCTACATCGAACCCTTTTACCTGCTGTTTATCCGCATGCTGCTGACCCTGGTGGTGTTTGCCCTGCTGATGCGTCTGTTCCGGGCGAAGGGGCTGGGCCTGCGCCAGGCACTGCACCAGATGGTGGTCGGGCTGCTGGTGCATGGCGCTTACCTGGGAGGCGTGTTTGCCGCGATCAGCTGGCAGATGCCGGCGGGTATAGCTTCTCTGCTGGTCGGTCTGCAACCGTTGCTCACCGCGCTGATCGCCTGGCAGTGGCTGGGCAGCCGGTTGCGAGCGCTGCAGTGGGGCGGTTTGCTGCTGGGACTGCTGGGTGTGGCACTGGTGCTGGCAGGGCGCGGTTCGGGCGCGTCCGGCGAACTGGTTTGGCCGGCGTTGCTTGCGGTGCTGCTGGCCCTGGTGGGGATTTCCATCGGCACCCTGTACCAGAAGCGTTTCGGCCAGGGTGTCGATCTGCTCAGCGGCACCTTTTACCAGTACCTGTCGACGGCACTGCTGATGGGGCTGCTGAGCTTTGGCTTCGAAAGCCGCGACGTGGACTGGCAGCCGGAGCTTTTCCTGGCGCTGTTCTGGCTGGTCGTCGGATTGTCGGTCTCGGCCATCATGCTGCTGATGCTGATGATTCGCGAAGGCGAGGCCGCAAGGGTGGCCAGTTACTTTTACCTGGTACCGCCGGTCACGGCGCTGGAAGCCTGGTGGCTGTTCGATGAGAGCCTGGCGCCTGTGGCGCTGGGGGGCATCGCGGTGGCGGTGCTGGGTGTGTACCTGGTGATCAGGCCGGCGCGGGCGGCGCTCTGA
- a CDS encoding aminotransferase-like domain-containing protein — protein sequence MKIYEQTAELLRSQILEQQLRPGDPLPSIRELSTRLNIGRNSVIHAYMLLEDEQLIEPRPRSGYYVRARALSQTSEARPEPRQVKLGATALAIIGAAQNARLVPLGSADPDARCSAREYFYRRLSRHAREIATAPGGNSHYVAPPGLHALRAQLARRCNATQVQADADDIVITNGTQEAVTLALLALARPGDTIAVESPCFYGTLQCIEALGMRALEIPGHPHTGMDMEALEQALTRWPVKAILTNPSFNNPTGACMPTAARQRLLQLAEAQDLPIIEDDVFGELCHQGSRPPPLKSLDSQGRVLLCSSLSKTLDSDIRIGWIMPGRYYEQVNYLKYVTTLASPGILQQAAADFLADNRYERHLRQVRRRYQSRLGLLLEAIYRYWPACAVPLIPQGGFLCWIELPTGFDGDRLYRAAQQAGIGITPGSLFASDDRFAHCIRLNYSTFEATPYYLQAIEALGDLIRAQLKPVT from the coding sequence ATGAAAATATACGAACAGACCGCCGAACTGCTGCGCAGCCAGATACTGGAGCAGCAACTGCGCCCGGGTGACCCGCTGCCCTCAATCCGCGAGCTGTCCACCAGGCTCAACATTGGTCGCAACAGCGTCATCCATGCCTACATGCTGCTGGAGGACGAGCAACTGATCGAGCCGCGTCCCCGTTCGGGTTACTACGTGCGTGCCCGCGCCCTTAGCCAGACCAGCGAGGCCCGACCGGAACCGCGCCAGGTGAAGCTCGGGGCCACGGCGCTGGCGATCATAGGTGCGGCCCAGAATGCCCGGCTGGTGCCACTGGGCAGCGCAGACCCGGATGCCCGCTGCAGCGCGCGGGAGTATTTTTACCGACGACTGTCACGCCATGCCAGGGAGATCGCCACAGCGCCCGGCGGCAACAGCCACTATGTTGCCCCGCCGGGCCTGCATGCGCTGCGGGCACAGCTGGCACGGCGCTGCAACGCCACCCAGGTACAGGCCGACGCCGACGACATCGTGATCACCAACGGCACCCAGGAAGCCGTCACCCTGGCCCTGCTGGCGCTGGCACGCCCCGGGGACACCATCGCGGTGGAGTCACCCTGCTTCTACGGCACCCTGCAGTGCATTGAAGCCCTTGGCATGCGGGCGCTGGAGATTCCCGGGCATCCCCACACGGGAATGGACATGGAGGCGCTCGAGCAGGCGCTGACACGCTGGCCGGTCAAGGCCATTCTCACCAATCCAAGCTTCAACAACCCCACCGGCGCCTGCATGCCGACAGCCGCGCGTCAGCGCCTGCTGCAACTGGCCGAGGCCCAGGACCTGCCCATTATCGAAGACGATGTGTTCGGCGAACTTTGCCATCAGGGCAGCCGCCCACCGCCGCTCAAGAGCCTGGATAGCCAGGGACGGGTGCTGCTGTGCAGCTCGCTGTCCAAGACTCTGGATTCCGATATACGCATCGGCTGGATCATGCCGGGACGCTATTATGAGCAGGTGAACTACCTCAAGTATGTCACCACCCTGGCCTCCCCCGGCATCCTGCAGCAGGCCGCGGCGGATTTTCTCGCCGACAATCGCTACGAACGCCACCTGCGCCAGGTACGCCGGCGCTACCAGTCACGCCTGGGCTTGCTGCTCGAGGCCATATACCGCTACTGGCCGGCCTGCGCCGTGCCGCTGATCCCCCAGGGCGGCTTTCTCTGCTGGATCGAACTGCCCACCGGCTTCGACGGTGATCGACTCTACCGGGCAGCCCAGCAGGCGGGCATCGGCATTACCCCCGGCAGCCTCTTTGCCAGCGATGACCGCTTTGCCCACTGCATTCGCCTGAACTACAGCACCTTCGAAGCCACGCCCTACTACCTGCAAGCCATCGAGGCACTGGGGGACCTGATCCGCGCGCAGCTCAAACCCGTCACATGA
- a CDS encoding alpha/beta fold hydrolase, with protein sequence MSTFLYGGHVQANGIRQHYLRYGGEQPGRDAVVIVPGITSPAVTWGFVAERFGAHFDTYVLDVRGRGLSEASDSLDYSVDAQAADLLAFVQALGLNRYSVVGHSMGARIGARAARSQPEGLQRLVMVDPPMSGPGRRAYPSKLPWYIDSIRMAQQGMTAADMKEFCPSWTQQQLQLRAQWLHTCDERAIRESFDDFHRDDFHADLPSIRAATLLMVAERGDVIQQVDIQELQTLLSNLEVVHVPDAGHMIPWDNEEGFYKAFGHFLGAPVHP encoded by the coding sequence ATGAGTACCTTTCTGTATGGTGGCCATGTCCAGGCTAACGGCATTCGGCAACACTACCTGCGCTATGGCGGCGAGCAACCCGGCCGCGATGCCGTTGTCATTGTGCCCGGCATCACCAGCCCGGCGGTGACCTGGGGCTTTGTCGCCGAGCGTTTCGGCGCGCACTTCGATACCTACGTACTGGATGTCCGTGGTCGCGGCCTGTCCGAAGCCTCGGACAGCCTCGATTACAGTGTCGATGCCCAGGCCGCCGATTTGCTGGCGTTTGTCCAGGCACTGGGCCTGAACCGCTACAGCGTCGTCGGCCACTCCATGGGCGCACGCATTGGTGCCCGAGCCGCCCGCTCACAACCTGAAGGCCTGCAGCGGCTGGTCATGGTCGACCCGCCCATGTCCGGCCCGGGCCGGCGTGCCTACCCCTCGAAACTGCCCTGGTACATCGACTCCATTCGCATGGCGCAACAGGGCATGACAGCCGCGGACATGAAGGAATTCTGCCCGAGCTGGACCCAGCAACAGCTGCAGCTGCGGGCCCAGTGGCTGCATACCTGCGATGAGCGTGCGATCCGTGAAAGCTTTGACGATTTCCACCGTGACGACTTCCATGCCGACCTGCCGTCCATCCGCGCCGCCACCCTGCTGATGGTGGCCGAACGCGGCGATGTGATCCAGCAGGTGGATATCCAGGAGCTGCAAACACTGTTGTCCAACCTTGAGGTCGTCCATGTTCCCGACGCAGGTCACATGATTCCCTGGGACAACGAGGAAGGATTCTACAAGGCCTTCGGCCACTTTCTCGGTGCCCCCGTGCATCCCTGA
- a CDS encoding amidohydrolase family protein has protein sequence MDKIRKIALEEHFMAPGFEHYSKSFQQHLEPEVFQQLARALADFDDIRLAAMDSAGIDMAVLSQTGPGVQAEQDTATAITKARDNNDFLAAQIARHPTRYAGFACLPMQDPVAASDELGRAVAELGFKGALVNGHTQGTYYDDPAFDPFWERMQALDVPLYLHPTDPCAPLAACEGHPELAGATWGWGVETGSHALRLLFGGVFDRFPRLKLIIGHMGEGLPFLRWRFDSRFEAYPHGVQLKLKPSEYFGRNIFITTSGVCSAPSLAGAIGEMGADAVMFSVDYPYESSSVAADFIEQAPLDDSTRQQLCQGNAARLLKL, from the coding sequence GTGGATAAAATTCGAAAAATCGCCCTTGAAGAGCACTTCATGGCACCCGGATTTGAGCACTATTCCAAGAGTTTCCAGCAGCACCTGGAACCCGAGGTCTTCCAGCAACTGGCCCGCGCACTGGCCGATTTCGACGACATCAGGCTAGCTGCAATGGACAGCGCCGGGATCGACATGGCGGTGCTGTCACAGACGGGACCCGGCGTCCAGGCCGAGCAGGACACCGCAACCGCCATTACGAAGGCGCGGGACAACAATGACTTTCTGGCCGCCCAGATAGCGCGCCATCCGACCCGCTATGCGGGTTTTGCCTGCCTGCCGATGCAGGACCCGGTCGCCGCCTCGGACGAACTGGGGCGGGCCGTTGCCGAGCTCGGATTCAAGGGCGCTCTGGTCAATGGCCACACCCAGGGCACTTACTACGACGACCCCGCCTTCGACCCCTTCTGGGAGCGCATGCAGGCACTGGATGTACCGCTCTATCTGCACCCCACCGACCCCTGCGCGCCACTGGCAGCCTGCGAGGGCCACCCGGAACTGGCCGGTGCCACCTGGGGCTGGGGCGTGGAAACGGGTAGTCATGCACTAAGGCTGCTGTTTGGCGGCGTATTTGATCGCTTCCCGCGCCTGAAACTGATCATCGGTCATATGGGGGAAGGCCTGCCGTTCCTGCGCTGGCGCTTTGACAGCCGTTTCGAGGCCTATCCCCACGGCGTCCAATTGAAACTCAAGCCCTCGGAATACTTCGGCCGCAATATTTTCATCACCACCTCCGGGGTCTGCTCGGCCCCATCCCTGGCCGGCGCCATCGGCGAGATGGGTGCGGACGCCGTCATGTTCTCGGTGGATTACCCCTATGAATCATCGTCGGTCGCGGCGGATTTCATCGAACAGGCACCGCTGGATGACAGCACCCGGCAACAGCTTTGCCAGGGCAATGCCGCCCGACTGCTCAAACTCTGA
- a CDS encoding 2,5-dihydroxypyridine 5,6-dioxygenase: protein MPVSDFEMISAWQQVLKLSNLEPGQSVTILTSANTHPQTLSAALVATQSMGAVVNRLDLPPVNADKALSRDALAYLGTTPLTGNRAAIAALKESDLVLDLMTLLFSPEQHDILKSGTKILLAVEPPEVLVRLLPNAADRERVRAASARIRQAREMHTVSDAGTDIRFALGDFPAISEYGYVDEPGRWDHWPSGFALTWPNEGSAEGRIVIDRGDILLPQKSYVSEPISITIENGYATRIEGGVDAELLSAYMASFNDPEAYAFSHIGWGLQPRAHWSTLGLYDREATIGMDARAYEGNFLFSFGPNNEAGGSRTTACHIDIPLRGCTVRLDGVDMVRNGKVLDGH from the coding sequence ATGCCCGTCAGCGATTTCGAAATGATCAGCGCCTGGCAACAGGTATTGAAGCTGTCAAACCTGGAGCCCGGTCAGAGTGTCACCATTCTGACCAGTGCCAACACCCACCCGCAGACACTGTCTGCCGCCCTGGTGGCGACCCAGTCCATGGGCGCCGTCGTCAACCGCCTGGATTTGCCGCCCGTGAATGCCGACAAGGCGCTGAGCCGCGATGCCCTGGCGTACCTGGGCACCACGCCGCTGACCGGCAACCGTGCCGCGATTGCTGCGCTGAAGGAAAGCGACCTGGTGCTGGACCTGATGACCCTGCTGTTCTCCCCCGAACAGCACGACATCCTGAAAAGCGGCACCAAGATCCTGCTGGCAGTCGAGCCGCCGGAAGTGCTGGTTCGGCTGCTGCCCAACGCTGCCGACCGGGAGCGGGTCAGGGCTGCCAGCGCGCGGATTCGTCAGGCTCGTGAAATGCACACCGTCTCCGACGCCGGCACCGATATTCGCTTCGCCCTGGGCGATTTTCCGGCGATCAGCGAATACGGTTATGTTGATGAACCGGGACGCTGGGATCACTGGCCCAGCGGCTTCGCCCTCACCTGGCCCAACGAGGGCAGTGCCGAGGGGCGAATTGTCATCGACCGCGGCGACATCCTGCTGCCACAGAAGAGCTACGTCAGCGAGCCAATCTCCATCACCATCGAAAACGGCTACGCCACCCGCATAGAGGGCGGTGTCGATGCCGAGTTGCTCAGCGCCTACATGGCCTCGTTCAACGATCCAGAAGCCTATGCCTTTTCCCATATCGGCTGGGGTCTGCAGCCCCGCGCTCACTGGAGCACCCTGGGCCTGTACGACCGCGAAGCCACCATCGGCATGGATGCGCGCGCCTATGAGGGCAACTTCCTGTTCTCCTTCGGGCCCAACAATGAAGCCGGCGGTTCGCGCACCACAGCCTGCCATATCGATATCCCGCTGCGCGGCTGCACCGTTCGCCTGGACGGTGTCGACATGGTGCGCAACGGCAAGGTACTGGATGGACACTGA
- a CDS encoding Lrp/AsnC family transcriptional regulator → MSEKVKLDKTDRRLLRELQRNGRISNQELAERTSLSTAPCWRRLKKLEDSGVINRYVALLDSRKLGMQTMAFIHLSLLDHSDASIAAIDDFVEQSPEVMECYAITGSEDYLLRIVAEDMEALERFMMQKLLKLKGVKSTNSSLVLRQKKYTTELPIGDA, encoded by the coding sequence ATGTCTGAAAAGGTCAAGCTGGACAAGACGGATCGGCGTTTGTTGCGCGAACTGCAACGCAACGGCCGCATCAGCAACCAGGAGCTGGCCGAGCGCACCAGCCTGTCCACGGCACCCTGCTGGCGCCGGCTGAAAAAGCTTGAAGACAGTGGTGTGATCAATCGCTATGTCGCGCTGCTGGACAGCCGCAAGCTGGGGATGCAGACCATGGCCTTTATCCATCTGTCGCTGCTGGATCACAGCGATGCCAGCATTGCCGCCATCGATGACTTCGTCGAACAATCACCGGAGGTGATGGAGTGTTATGCCATCACCGGCAGCGAGGACTACCTGCTGCGCATAGTGGCAGAGGACATGGAAGCGCTGGAGCGTTTCATGATGCAAAAGCTGCTCAAGCTCAAGGGCGTCAAGTCGACCAACAGCTCCCTGGTTCTGCGCCAGAAGAAATACACCACTGAACTGCCGATCGGTGATGCGTAG
- a CDS encoding maleate cis-trans isomerase family protein yields the protein METEIPAMLTARQQIRPERFTFHSSRMRMKTVSKEELSAMDAESDRCALELSDARVDVMGYACLVAIMSMGLGYHRESESRLIQRTRENDALTPIVTSAGALVDALKVIGAKRIALVAPYMKPLTEMVVDYIRNEGFEVVDYRALEIPDNLDVARHDPMRLPGIVAEMNTSDVDAIVLSACVQMPSLPAVSRVEAQTGKPVITAAISTTYAMLKKLELEAVVPGAGALLSGAY from the coding sequence ATGGAAACTGAAATCCCGGCCATGCTGACCGCGCGCCAGCAGATTCGCCCGGAACGCTTCACCTTTCATTCAAGCCGCATGCGCATGAAAACCGTGAGCAAGGAAGAACTTTCCGCCATGGACGCCGAGTCCGACCGCTGTGCGCTGGAACTCAGCGACGCCCGCGTTGATGTCATGGGCTATGCCTGCCTGGTGGCCATCATGTCCATGGGACTGGGCTACCACCGCGAATCCGAATCGCGCCTGATCCAGCGTACCCGGGAGAATGATGCCCTGACCCCGATCGTCACCAGCGCCGGCGCTCTGGTGGATGCCCTCAAGGTCATCGGTGCCAAACGCATCGCACTGGTTGCCCCCTACATGAAGCCGCTGACCGAGATGGTCGTCGACTACATCCGCAACGAGGGCTTTGAGGTGGTGGACTACCGCGCACTGGAAATACCCGACAACCTTGACGTCGCCCGGCATGATCCCATGCGCCTGCCCGGCATCGTTGCAGAAATGAACACCAGCGATGTCGACGCCATAGTGCTGTCCGCCTGTGTACAGATGCCCTCCCTGCCGGCCGTATCCCGCGTCGAAGCCCAGACGGGCAAACCGGTGATTACCGCCGCCATCTCCACAACCTACGCGATGCTGAAGAAACTTGAGCTCGAGGCCGTGGTGCCCGGCGCCGGCGCGCTGCTGTCCGGCGCCTACTGA